A single genomic interval of Synergistaceae bacterium harbors:
- a CDS encoding putative addiction module antidote protein yields the protein MNEKTREEKLLALALTMPEYDDFVVKEYREKPALALEMIQDEFQEYVKTNDIRCFLSTLRKVAEAKGWSELSRKTGLPRSTLYAALSGETDPRISTVMKILNALGIEVLTNIIPFSSEGIRQSLATKNNTEEIQAIQPEGSFDRVERLIL from the coding sequence ATGAACGAAAAAACAAGAGAAGAAAAACTTCTGGCTTTGGCTCTGACTATGCCTGAATATGATGACTTTGTCGTGAAAGAATACCGTGAAAAACCAGCACTTGCGCTGGAAATGATTCAGGACGAATTTCAGGAATATGTCAAAACGAACGACATACGTTGCTTCCTTTCCACTCTACGCAAAGTTGCGGAAGCGAAAGGCTGGTCCGAACTTTCCCGCAAAACCGGTTTGCCGCGTTCAACACTGTACGCCGCTCTTTCAGGAGAAACCGATCCACGAATCAGCACGGTGATGAAAATTCTCAACGCGTTGGGCATCGAAGTTTTGACGAACATCATCCCTTTCAGCAGTGAAGGGATAAGACAATCACTCGCAACCAAAAACAACACGGAAGAAATTCAAGCCATTCAGCCTGAAGGCAGCTTCGACAGAGTCGAGAGACTGATTTTATGA
- a CDS encoding type II toxin-antitoxin system RelE/ParE family toxin has translation MEATSKRIIFYKTPNGDVPFESWFRNIANIRMEKAVLQRMERVLQGNYGDCESVGEGVLELRFRAFGVRIYFKEIGGIVVLLLCAGDKKTQVQDIARAKAYWQEYNSRISEV, from the coding sequence ATGGAAGCAACTTCAAAGCGAATCATTTTTTACAAAACTCCAAATGGTGATGTACCGTTCGAATCCTGGTTTAGAAATATTGCAAATATTCGTATGGAAAAGGCTGTACTTCAACGTATGGAAAGAGTATTACAAGGTAATTACGGAGATTGCGAGTCTGTAGGAGAGGGTGTACTGGAATTACGATTTCGCGCTTTCGGAGTAAGGATTTATTTTAAGGAAATTGGCGGCATAGTTGTCCTGTTGCTGTGCGCAGGCGACAAAAAAACGCAGGTGCAGGACATTGCCCGGGCAAAAGCGTACTGGCAGGAATATAACAGTCGCATAAGCGAGGTGTGA